The DNA region CAGGTGCTCAGCAATCGTAGATGTCCCTACGTTGAGCTTCCGTGCCGCCTGGCTTAATCGCATGGTCCTGACCTCTGACATATGTTAAATTTGGTACCTGTCAGTGGGCATTCCCACCTGACAGACTTTTCTGCAATTTCTGGTTTTTATTTCTAAAAACTATTCTTCTTCGAATTCTTGCTTCAGAATCTGAAAAATTTCGTCAATCATTTCTTCTTCCAACTCCGTACGCCGCAGAAGGTCTTCTCTTGAGACAGAAAGCACGTTCTTTGCCGTATCCAGTCCAATCCGCTTCAACTCCTGAATCATCCAGGTATCGATTTCGTCGTCGAATTCCTCCAGCGGAACGTCGTCTTCGATCTCGTACCCTTCGTTGTCGCGGAACACGTCGATTTCCATATCGACCAGACGGCTGGCCAGCTTGATGTTCTGCCCACCCCGGCCAATGGCCAACGACACCTGATCCGGCTTCAGAAACACCGATACGTGTTTCATTTCCGACTCTATCTTGATGGTACTGATCTTGGCCGGGCTCAACGCACGGCTGATGAACAACTCCAGGTTGTCGGTATAGTTGATGACGTCGATGTTCTCGTTTTCCAGTTCGCGCACAATGCTGTGAATACGCGATCCTTTCATTCCTACGCAAGCGCCTACCGGATCGATGCGGTCGTCGTACGACTCTACCGCTACTTTGGCGCGCTCGCCCGGTTCGCGTACCACGCGCCGAATCGTAATCAGGCCGTCGTACACTTCGGGAACTTCGTTTTCGAACAACCGCTCCAGGAACACCGGCGACGTGCGCGACATGATGATGCGCGGCGTGCCGTTGACAATCTCCACCCGGTGCACAATGGCCCGCACGGTATCGCCCTTGCGGAAACGGTCTTTCGGAATCTGTTCGTTGCGCGGCAAGATCAGTTCGTTCCCTTCCTGATCATGCAACAAAATTTCGCGCGATAAAATTTGGTATACCTCTCCGGTGATGATTTCTCCCACCAGATCTTTGTATTTATCGTATAACCGGTCTTTCTCCAGGTCTTTTACTTTCTGAATCAGCGTCTGGCGCGCCGTCATCACCATCCGTCGGCCAAAATCGGGCAACTTCACTTCTTCTGCCAGTTCCTCCCCAATCTCAAAGTCTTCCTCAATTTTGCGCGCTTCCGAAATTTTCACCTGACGCGTCGGGTCCAGCTCGGGTTCGTCGTCGGCCACGATTTCGCGGAAACGCCAAATCTCCAGGTCACCTTTGTCGACGTTGATGATGACGTCGAAATTCTCGTCGGTGATGTACTTCTTCCGGATCATAGACCGGAATACATCTTCCAGAATACGGATCATCTGCGGCCGGTCGATGTTTTTTTGCCGGGCAAAATCCGAAAACGAATCAATGAGTACTTTGCTGTCCATATACTTACTTAAAAGATACCTGCACCTGCGCCTGGTTGATCTGGCTAAAAAGCAGGTCGCGCGGTTGAGTGGTGGCTTTTTTACCTTTTTCTTTACGGGTTTCGAGCACTACGATCCCGTCGTGATTCACTGACTCCAGGCGACCGGTTACCGTTTCTCCTTCCGTCAGGGTTACGTTTAGCGTTCGTCCGATGTGTTGCGGGTACTGTCGTGGTTGTGTAAGCGGAAAGTCAACTCCCGGTGAGGAAACCTCAAGCGTATAAGCATTCCCGAACAAGTTAAGTTCCTCAAGGCGCTCTCCTAACCAACGACTTACTTTAGCGCAGTCGTCGATCTTCACGCCTGAGTCTCCGTCCAGCAATACCACTACCTTCGGGCGTTGCGCACTTCCTTTTACCTCTACCGCTACCGGAAACAGGGAGCTGCCGGCCAGGTGCTCCTGCACCATGGCGGCGATCTGTTCGCGTTGTTCCAATCGTTATTTTAGGATGCGTAACAAAAGAGGGGACTTGCGTGTCCCCTCCACTGAATTCTAAGAATTCAATGGTGCAAATTTATGTAAAAAAGCAAAACATATCAATGCCTCCTGTCGCCAAGGTGGCAATTTTCGCTAGTTGCCGGCGGCCAGTGCTTCGCGCACTTGCCGGGGCAGCCCACTTACTACCAGCTCGTACGAATCGCGAATCCACTGGCGAATGTCGCGGTCGGCCAGGTCTTCTCGCAGCAGCAGGGTGTTCCAGTGCCGCTTGTTCATGTGGTAGCCGGGCACCACGCCACGGTACTTTTCGCGTAGCTCAACGGCTTTTTCCGGATCGCACTTTACGTTGATACTGCCGAATTCCTCAATACCCGACAGCGCAAAAATTTTTCCTTTGACCTTGAACACAAGGGTCTCTTCCCCAAACGGCAGCTCTTCCGTCACACCGGGGAACGACAGACAATACTCGCGGTATTCTTCAATGTGCATCGGCAGTGGCAGTAGGGTTGGCGTCCTGAGGCAGCACGGTCTGTTTCTTTTCTTTCCGCTGCGCATTGCCTACGGATGGCTCTTCGACCGAGTAGATGAGCAGAAACGGAATCAGAAAGAAAACGCAAATCAGATAAATAAAGCTCACCGAACGCGTGCGGGCATTGGCCAAGCTTAACCGCTGCGCCAGCCGGAGGGGAATTTCGCGGGTAAACGGAAAGGGGAAGAAAATCATCACGCCAAGCACGTTAAACAGGACGTGTGCAAATGCAATGCTCAACGCCGCTTCGGAGCGGGGCAGGGCCGCCAGCACCGCCGTAAACGTGGTGCCGATGTTGGCTCCCATGATGAACGGAAAAGCGCGCTTCAGACTCACCTTTCCGGTACCAACCAGCGGAACAGTCAACGAAGTAATGATGGAACTGGACTGAATGGCGGCCGTCAGGCCGGTTCCCCACAGAAGGGCCTTGAAATCGCTGCCAAAGACGTACCGATCGAACCGACGCCGCGATTTCCCGATGATGACTTCTTTCATCACCATCGACAACTGCTGCAACGAAAAAAACAGCAGCAGCACAGAAACAAACACCAGCAACAGCGGATACCCGACCATCGCCTCGCCCAGCCAGTGGGCTAACGGCGACACGGTGACGGAGAGCACATCGAAAGCCAAATCGATGTTTTTACCGCCCGACGTGTTGAACAGATGCGTAATGTCGGTCGCCAGATGGGACAACAGACCGAAATAATACTCCAGCGGAAACAAAATGACCGCTGTCAGGATGTTGAAGATGTCGTGAATGGTAGCGGCTGCAAACGCCTTCCGAAACTCTTTCTCGCGGATAATGTGCGCCATCGAGACGATGGTGCTGGTAACGGTTGTCCCGATGTTGGCTCCCATGATGATCGGCACCGCATTTTCGAGGCTGATGGTGCCTGACGCTACAATGGCCACGACCATGGCCGTAATGGTGGAACTACTCTGCAGAATGGCGGTAGACAGCAACCCGATGAACAGGGACACGAAGGGGTTGGCCATTACGCTGATGATCTCCTGAGCGATGTCGCTGTTGAGGAGGCGAAAGGCGCTTCCCATGCTTTCGAGCGCTACCAGAAAAGCATACAAGGCCACTGCCATCCAGAGGAGTCTGAGTAGCGTTTTGATCCGCGATGATAACACTACGTGGTCTTCAGCGGCTTCCGGCATCAACGGTTCGTGCGACAACACACGGGATTTCTTTTCTATATTCAACACTAATGGCCCAATGTCGCAGGGATCGAAAAAATTAGCCAAAACTACGCCATTCCGGACGATTCTTGTAAAGTGTCGTCCCGGGATAACGCTTCCAAGACACAATTTAACAAATTGTTAACATACCGTAACGGAGTAGGGATGCCTCAGGGCTGCAATTGGCGGATGGCGAGCCAGGCCATAAGTCCCGCGCCGATGGGAAGAGCGCTTTCGTCGATGTCGAAGGTAGGTGTATGTACGGACGAGGTAATCTGCCGGGCTTCGTTGCGTGTGCCCAGCCGGTAGAAACAGGCGGGTACATGATGTGTGTAGTAGGCAAAATCTTCGGCGGCCATCCACATGTCCAGATCGACCACGTTTTCGGCCCCCAGGTACTCTTCCGCATAGCCGCGCAGGGTCTGCGCCAGGTCCGGATCGTTCTTCAGGAAAGGGTAGCCTTCCACAATGTTGAACTCGCACGTGCCGCCCATGCTTTCTACCAATCCTTCCGCCATCTTTTTCATGCGCTGCAGGGCATCTTTGCGCCACGCTTCGTCCATGGTCCGAAACGTACCTTCCAGGTAAACCTGATTCGGGATGACGTTCGTAGCACCTTCGGCAATGAAACGCCCGAACGACAGCACACTCGGAATTTTCGGGTTGGCGTTGCGGCTCACGATCTGCTGAAGCGCCACCACCATGTGCGAAGCAATCAGGATCGGGTCGATGTTCATTTCGGGCATCGCACCGTGGCCGCCCTTGCCTTTGACGGTTACGTACAGCTCGTCAGCGCTGGCCATGTACATACCGGAACGGAAGCCCACTTTCCCGGCCTCGATCAGGGGCATTACGTGCTGCCCTACAATGGCATTTGGTCGTGGCGATTCCAGTCCGCCCTCTTTGATTACCAGCGTAGCGCCGCCCGGTGCTTTTTCTTCGCCCGGTTGGAAAATCAGCTTAACGGTGCCTTCAAATTGGTCGCGTAACTGGTTCAACACGTACGCGGCGCCCAGCAACGAAGTCGTATGGACATCGTGTCCGCAGGCGTGCATTACACCCGGCCGCGTGGAACGATACGAACGGTCGTCTACTTCCTGAATGGGCAGGGCATCGAGGTCGGCACGCAGGGCAACGGTTTTCTTTTCCGGATGTTGACCTTCGATCAGGGCCACCACGCCCGTCCCGGCAATTGGCTTCGGCGCTAGCCCCCATTCGGTCAGGCGACTTTTTACGAACTCCGCTGTCTCGTGTTCTTCAAAAGATAGCTCAGGGTGAGCGTGTAAGTGCCGCCGGATGGCGACCAGTTCGTCCGCTTGACGAGCAACTAATTCTTTAATCTGCCGGGCTAGATCCATGCATTCAGCGATTACTCTGGGGGAGATTGACCCGTTCGTCCACGATGGTGGCCGTCGGGAAATGTTCTTTCAGCCGGACCAGCGCTTTCTGCGCATCCAGCCGGTCGGTATAATCTCCCACCTTCAGTTTAAACGTGGGTTGGTTGTAAGATAGGTAAACGTCAACGTTCGGGAAATCATAATAAACGCGCTCTTTCGCTTTGTTGGCCTCTTCGCGGCTCGTGCCGGTATACACCTGCACACGGTAGCCCTGGGCGTAGCGGATCTCCCGGTTTTTTTCACTGGCCTTTTCCATCAGATCATTCACCTCGTCGTTAATCTGATGGGTAGGCGTTACGTCGGCGACTGCTCCTCCGCCACTGGCAACAACGGCGTCGCCCTCAACCGTAGGACGGTAGGCCGCCAGGCTTTCTTTGTAAGTGTAGACGCGCTCCGTGGTTTTCTGAGGCGTTTTGCAACTGGCCAGCAGAGCCACCAGCAGGATCGGGGCGAGAACGTTATTCCACTTCATGATGAACTTCAGTTAAAAGAGCCGACGTGCCGATGCGCGTAGCGCCGGCTTCCAGAAAAGCCATGGCTTGTTCGTAGGTCCGGATTCCTCCGGAAGCTTTGACCCCAACGGTATCGGGGAGCCAGCGCCGCATCTGATACACAGTACGGATGTGCGCGCCTTCAGGTGCGAACCCGGTCGAGGTTTTTACAAAATCTACGCGCGCTTCGGCGCACAGGTCACACGCACGTTTGACTTCGTCTTCGTCCAGGTAGGCGGTTTCGAGGATGCATTTCACGACCCGCCGGGCCTGATGCGCCACGGTGGTCAGTTGCTGAATTTCCGTGCGGACGTAATCGTACTGCTGCGACTTGAACGCCGAAATGTTCATCACGAAATCTAGTTCGTCGGCCCCGTCGTCAATCAGTCGGATCAGTTCGCTTAGTTTCTCGTGCAACGAAATATACCCCAGCGGAAACCCGACTACGGTACCCACTTTTACGGACGTACCGGCAAGGTACTCAGCGGCCTGCGGTACCAGATACGGTGGAATGCAAACCGACGCAAAGGCGTGATGGCGTGCCTCTTGCAGGTGCGTTTGAAACGCCTGCTGCTCCAGAAAGGGGCGCAGCGCCGTGTAGTCGATGTAGGAAGCCAGCTGTTGCATGAATCAGGCTTCGATCAGCACGCACCGGTTTTGCATCAGGTCCTGCTCTACCGTCTTGAACTTCACGTCTTTTTTCACCCGTCCGTCTGCGTAGCGTACCGATACGCGCTGGTTGCGGTCCGCTACCTTTTTGGCTTTGGCCGGTGCCTGAGGCGCCGCCGAAGGTCGATTGGTGCTCACTTGCGGCCGCGCGCCCATTGGGGCGGGTGCGCCGTTGCTCGGCGCAGGGGCCGCAGCCGGCTCCGTCCGGTTGGTGTGCAGCGGCGCAGCGGGGCGCGGCGGGCGCATTGCAGGACGAGGCATGGGCATCTGATCGGGCCGGTCGATGGCGATATCGGCCTTGGTCAGGAACGAGATTACTTCTTCGTCGAGTTTGCTGATAAACCGTTTGAACAACTCCAGCGCCTCAAATTTGTAGATCAAGAGCGGGTCTTTCTGCTCGTATGAGGCGTTCTGCACCGACTGCTTCAGGTCGTCCATCTCGCGCAGGTGCTCTTTCCAGCTCATGTCGATGAAGGCCAGCGCCACAAATTTTTCCATCGACCGGATCATCTCTTTTCCTTCCGAC from Catalinimonas alkaloidigena includes:
- the nusA gene encoding transcription termination factor NusA; this translates as MDSKVLIDSFSDFARQKNIDRPQMIRILEDVFRSMIRKKYITDENFDVIINVDKGDLEIWRFREIVADDEPELDPTRQVKISEARKIEEDFEIGEELAEEVKLPDFGRRMVMTARQTLIQKVKDLEKDRLYDKYKDLVGEIITGEVYQILSREILLHDQEGNELILPRNEQIPKDRFRKGDTVRAIVHRVEIVNGTPRIIMSRTSPVFLERLFENEVPEVYDGLITIRRVVREPGERAKVAVESYDDRIDPVGACVGMKGSRIHSIVRELENENIDVINYTDNLELFISRALSPAKISTIKIESEMKHVSVFLKPDQVSLAIGRGGQNIKLASRLVDMEIDVFRDNEGYEIEDDVPLEEFDDEIDTWMIQELKRIGLDTAKNVLSVSREDLLRRTELEEEMIDEIFQILKQEFEEE
- the rimP gene encoding ribosome maturation factor RimP, yielding MEQREQIAAMVQEHLAGSSLFPVAVEVKGSAQRPKVVVLLDGDSGVKIDDCAKVSRWLGERLEELNLFGNAYTLEVSSPGVDFPLTQPRQYPQHIGRTLNVTLTEGETVTGRLESVNHDGIVVLETRKEKGKKATTQPRDLLFSQINQAQVQVSFK
- a CDS encoding MmcQ/YjbR family DNA-binding protein is translated as MHIEEYREYCLSFPGVTEELPFGEETLVFKVKGKIFALSGIEEFGSINVKCDPEKAVELREKYRGVVPGYHMNKRHWNTLLLREDLADRDIRQWIRDSYELVVSGLPRQVREALAAGN
- a CDS encoding Na/Pi symporter encodes the protein MLSHEPLMPEAAEDHVVLSSRIKTLLRLLWMAVALYAFLVALESMGSAFRLLNSDIAQEIISVMANPFVSLFIGLLSTAILQSSSTITAMVVAIVASGTISLENAVPIIMGANIGTTVTSTIVSMAHIIREKEFRKAFAAATIHDIFNILTAVILFPLEYYFGLLSHLATDITHLFNTSGGKNIDLAFDVLSVTVSPLAHWLGEAMVGYPLLLVFVSVLLLFFSLQQLSMVMKEVIIGKSRRRFDRYVFGSDFKALLWGTGLTAAIQSSSIITSLTVPLVGTGKVSLKRAFPFIMGANIGTTFTAVLAALPRSEAALSIAFAHVLFNVLGVMIFFPFPFTREIPLRLAQRLSLANARTRSVSFIYLICVFFLIPFLLIYSVEEPSVGNAQRKEKKQTVLPQDANPTATADAH
- a CDS encoding M20 family metallopeptidase; protein product: MDLARQIKELVARQADELVAIRRHLHAHPELSFEEHETAEFVKSRLTEWGLAPKPIAGTGVVALIEGQHPEKKTVALRADLDALPIQEVDDRSYRSTRPGVMHACGHDVHTTSLLGAAYVLNQLRDQFEGTVKLIFQPGEEKAPGGATLVIKEGGLESPRPNAIVGQHVMPLIEAGKVGFRSGMYMASADELYVTVKGKGGHGAMPEMNIDPILIASHMVVALQQIVSRNANPKIPSVLSFGRFIAEGATNVIPNQVYLEGTFRTMDEAWRKDALQRMKKMAEGLVESMGGTCEFNIVEGYPFLKNDPDLAQTLRGYAEEYLGAENVVDLDMWMAAEDFAYYTHHVPACFYRLGTRNEARQITSSVHTPTFDIDESALPIGAGLMAWLAIRQLQP
- a CDS encoding SPOR domain-containing protein — protein: MKWNNVLAPILLVALLASCKTPQKTTERVYTYKESLAAYRPTVEGDAVVASGGGAVADVTPTHQINDEVNDLMEKASEKNREIRYAQGYRVQVYTGTSREEANKAKERVYYDFPNVDVYLSYNQPTFKLKVGDYTDRLDAQKALVRLKEHFPTATIVDERVNLPQSNR
- the deoC gene encoding deoxyribose-phosphate aldolase, producing MQQLASYIDYTALRPFLEQQAFQTHLQEARHHAFASVCIPPYLVPQAAEYLAGTSVKVGTVVGFPLGYISLHEKLSELIRLIDDGADELDFVMNISAFKSQQYDYVRTEIQQLTTVAHQARRVVKCILETAYLDEDEVKRACDLCAEARVDFVKTSTGFAPEGAHIRTVYQMRRWLPDTVGVKASGGIRTYEQAMAFLEAGATRIGTSALLTEVHHEVE